A single region of the Raphanus sativus cultivar WK10039 chromosome 1, ASM80110v3, whole genome shotgun sequence genome encodes:
- the LOC108842973 gene encoding protein PSY3-like has protein sequence MGYSSAIRLCLCIFFALSIVSSARLSLSFPENEKMLVRGRSLMMVHTNDYDEPSANGRHNPPGGRHGGGRRGGRGGR, from the exons ATGGGTTATAGTTCTGCAATTCGGCTATGTTTATGCATCTTCTTTGCACTTTCAATTGTGTCTTCGGCTCGACTCAGTTTATCATTTCCAG AAAATGAAAAGATGTTGGTGAGAGGTAGATCATTGATGATGGTGCACACCAACGACTACGACGAGCCATCGGCCAACGGTAGACACAACCCACCTGGTGGGAGGCATGGAGGAGGTAGAAGAGGGGGAAGAGGGGGAAGATAA
- the LOC130509628 gene encoding LOW QUALITY PROTEIN: mitogen-activated protein kinase kinase kinase 20 (The sequence of the model RefSeq protein was modified relative to this genomic sequence to represent the inferred CDS: deleted 2 bases in 1 codon), which yields MEKQSIKNTSSLSSMSSSWVRGTCVGRGCFGAVSTAISKTDGEVFAVKSVDLATCLPAQLESLENEITVLRSLKPHPHIVRFLGDGVSKEGTTSFRNLHLEYLPDGDVAKNGIDEALLRRYTACLVSALRHVHSEGYVHCDVKARNVLIISRSSGVKLADFGSAIGVSKQRATAQITPRGSPLWMAPEVIRGEYQGPESDVWSLGCTVIEMLTGKPAWEDLGVDSLSRIGFSDELPVLPVKLSDTGRDFLDKCLKRDMSQRWSCDQLLQHPFLSESHDSSHAESSPRYVLDWVNSDEEEEEVERSELTSKLKFAAMARICKIETSRGANWESDGWVDVRSHHPSEEEGATIEYSEHNTSLNPYDDVADESAMIDVNVYPNRPPGNLDSAAEEQYEVVMILLLLMECMVYSRTICVSTEYSHYLLSSIS from the exons ATGGAGAAACAGAGCATCAAAAACacttcttctttatcttcaaTGTCATCTTCTTGGGTCCGTGGTACCTGCGTAGGAAGAGGTTGTTTCGGTGCAGTCAGCACGGCGATCAGCAAAACAGACGGCGAAGTTTTCGCCGTGAAGTCCGTGGATCTCGCCACGTGTCTTCCCGCTCAGTTAGAGTCTCTAGAGAACGAAATCACCGTTCTCCGCTCGCTCAAGCCTCATCCTCACATAGTGCGGTTCCTTGGCGACGGAGTCTCGAAAGAAGGAACGACGTCGTTTCGTAACCTCCACTTGGAGTATCTCCCGGATGGTGACGTGGCTAAAAACGGAATCGACGAGGCTCTTCTGCGGCGTTACACGGCGTGTCTCGTCTCCGCTCTCCGCCACGTCCACTCGGAAGGATACGTTCACTGCGACGTCAAGGCCAGGAACGTGCTCATCATCAGCCGGAGCTCCGGAGTCAAGCTAGCGGATTTCGGATCGGCGATCGGAGTCAGCAAACAGAGGGCTACGGCTCAGATCACGCCACGTGGAAGTCCTCTTTGGATGGCTCCGGAGGTGATCAGAGGAGAGTACCAAGGGCCGGAGAGCGACGTGTGGTCTCTTGGCTGCACTGTCATCGAGATGCTCACCGGTAAACCCGCCTGGGAAGATCTCGGGGTTGACTCGCTGAGTCGAATCGGTTTCTCCGACGAGTTACCGGTTCTCCCGGTGAAGCTGTCGGATACGGGACGGGACTTTTTAGACAAGTGTCTGAAGCGAGACATGAGTCAGCGATGGAGTTGCGATCAGCTTTTGCAGCATCCGTTTCTGTCTGAATCTCACGACTCGTCTCACGCTGAGTCATCTCCGCGTTATGTACTGGACTGGGTTAACTcggacgaagaagaagaggaagtagAGAGAAGCGAGTTGACTTCGAAACTCAAATTTGCGGCGATGGCAAGAATCTGTAAAATAGAGACGAGCAGAGGGGCAAATTGGGAATCGGATGGTTGGGTGGATGTTAGAAGTCATCACCCTTCGGAAGAGGAAGGGGCAACGATAGAATACTCGGAACACAACACTTCGTTGAATCCGTACGATGACGTGGCTGATGAGTCGGCGATGATTGACGTTAATGTGTATCCCAATAGACCGCCGGGAAACCTGGACTCGGCGGCGGAGGAGCAATATGAAGTAGTGAtgattttacttttattaatggAATGTATGGTTTATTCTAGAACTATATGTGTATCCACCGAA TACTCTCATTACTTGTTGTCATCAATATCATAA
- the LOC130509635 gene encoding PHD finger-like domain-containing protein 5A, with amino-acid sequence MAKHHPDLIMCRKQPGIAIGRLCEKCDGKCVVCDSYVRPCTLVRICDECNYGSFQGRCVICGGVGISDAYYCKECTQQEKDRDGCPKIVNLGSAKTDLFYERKKYGFKKR; translated from the coding sequence ATGGCCAAGCATCATCCTGATTTGATCATGTGCCGGAAACAACCTGGCATCGCCATTGGGAGATTGTGCGAGAAATGTGATGGCAAGTGCGTGGTCTGCGATTCCTACGTGCGCCCCTGTACGCTGGTTCGGATCTGCGATGAATGCAACTATGGTTCGTTCCAAGGACGGTGCGTCATATGCGGAGGTGTTGGAATCTCAGATGCTTACTACTGCAAAGAGTGTACACAGCAGGAGAAAGATCGAGATGGTTGTCCCAAGATTGTCAATCTCGGGAGTGCGAAGACTGATTTGTTTTATGAACGTAAGAAGTATGGATTCAAGAAACGATAG
- the LOC130502804 gene encoding putative F-box protein At1g67390 encodes MSLPQNPFASSTIPSMKKSPSSSSLEKRDNLNVDRISNLTDDVLLKILNSMPTEKAVQTSLLSKRWEGVWKKMSCLFFDMRNNLKVGVPLYEQSNSIAQLITKVINNHSGNLEHCKILHMTPQTQDGTLATWIQSLIHVKHTTNLGLERFRVYRGEKACVLHLPPNIFSHPRLTSLLLARYKFEFAHAFNNCSNLMTLKLYKIKVAVDVLNTVIASCPSLKMLVLEILSCSQTGWLKIHNDNLKFVHLNCPEIDNIEVSAALLDIFSVHDIELGRASNIVLDAPRLLQFGRRMWKVHQSLPHIVYNISCDTQGNENIGHEFVTNIENYFLVVFATMAVNVDMVNPKEVYMLKQVLDAWARDLQMLEIFFKDNDIDKKEGESSIDGKQNKWGNWFLDVDFRVRSVCLYNFNGLDEDEFALAASFVIQGKMMENLMIETSSLPANKKLAVDTAVAKLMELPKGNNVLIIECI; translated from the exons ATGTCTCTTCCGCAAAACCCCTTCGCTTCATCAACAATACCATCCATGAAGaaatcaccatcatcatcatcgttagAGAAAAGAGACAATCTGAATGTAGACCGAATCAGCAACCTTACAGACGATGTGTTgctcaaaatactaaatagcATGCCCACGGAAAAAGCTGTCCAGACAAGTTTGTTGTCAAAACGTTGGGAAGGTGTTTGGAAAAAAATGTCATGTCTCTTCTTCGATATGAGAAATAATCTCAAGGTGGGGGTGCCTCTATACGAACAATCCAATTCCATTGCCCAGTTGATAACCAAG GTTATAAACAACCACAGTGGCAATCTCGAGCACTGCAAAATCCTGCATATGACACCCCAAACTCAAGATGGTACGTTAGCAACTTGGATCCAATCATTGATCCATGTGAAACACACTACAAATCTCGGACTTGAGAGATTTCGTGTTTATCGTGGTGAGAAAGCTTGTGTGCTCCACTTACCCCCAAACATATTTTCACATCCAAGGCTAACATCACTCCTCCTGGCTCGATACAAATTCGAGTTTGCACATGCCTTTAACAATTGCAGTAACCTCATGACtcttaaactttataaaatcaAAGTTGCAGTTGATGTGCTCAACACAGTCATTGCATCGTGCCCCTCCCTCAAGATGCTGGTACTAGAAATCTTATCGTGCAGCCAAACTGGATGGTTAAAGATTCATAACGACAACTTAAAGTTTGTGCATCTGAATTGCCCTGAAATTGATAACATTGAAGTGTCTGCGGCTCTTCTGGACATATTCTCTGTTCATGATATTGAACTTGGGAGAGCGAGTAATATTGTTCTTGATGCCCCAAGATTACTCCAGTTTGGTAGAAGAATGTGGAAGGTACATCAGAGTTTGCCTCACATAGTCTACAATATCTCATGCGACActcag GGGAATGAAAACATTGGGCATGAATTTGTGACGAACATAGAAAATTACTTCCTGGTTGTGTTTGCAACTATGGCGGTGAATGTGGATATGGTGAATCCAAAAGAAGTTTACATGCTAAAGCAAGTTTTAGATGCATGGGCTAGAGATTTGCAAATGCTCGAGATCTTCTTTAAG GATAACGATATTGACAAGAAAGAAGGTGAATCTTCTATTGATGGAAAACAAAATAAGTGGGGGAATTGGTTTCTCGATGTTGATTTCCGTGTGAGGAGTGTGTGTTTGTATAACTTCAATGGTTTGGATGAGGATGAATTTGCTTTAGCTGCAAGTTTCGTGATACAAGGGAAGATGATGGAAAATTTGATGATCGAGACGTCTTCGCTTCCAGCAAACAAAAAGTTGGCAGTGGATACTGCAGTGGCAAAATTGATGGAACTTCCAAAAGGTAACAACGTGCTTATTATTGAATGCATTTGA
- the LOC130509632 gene encoding probable protein phosphatase 2C 2 — MSLSVCSSPVFSQRPSSLFCNNKASPLQTLTLSHSHLLPPVSSPSAASPTSPFFIRLLIPPVSSVFSSDSGPGDCDRHLLKRKRPTRLDIPVAPVGVAAPISVNAETLRGESGEVEREGDGFSVYCKRGKREAMEDRFSATTNLERDPKQAIFGVYDGHGGSRASEFAAENLCNNILREIGSEGNESEIEEAVKRGYLATDSEFLKEKDVKGGSCCVTALIKDGNLVVSSAGDCRAVLSVGGLAEALTSDHRPSREDERNRIERSGGYVDTFNSVWRIQGSLAVSRGIGDAHLKRWVISEPETKILHINPQHEFLILASDGLWEKVGNQEAVDIARSFCMGTDQNQKLLLACKKLVDLSVSRGSFDDISVMLIPLCRFI; from the exons ATGTCTTTATCCGTATGCAGCTCGCCGGTTTTCTCCCAGAGGCCCTCTTCTCTTTTCTGCAACAACAAGGCGTCGCCGCTTCAAACCCTAACTCTGTCTCATTCCCATCTCCTTCCTCCGGTTTCCTCTCCTTCCGCTGCGTCTCCCACTTCGCCCTTCTTCATCCGTCTACTTATACCGCCGGTTAGTTCAGTGTTTAGTTCAGACTCTGGTCCCGGAGACTGTGATCGCCATTTGTTGAAGAGGAAGCGACCGACGAGGCTTGATATACCGGTGGCCCCTGTGGGTGTTGCAGCACCTATCTCGGTGAATGCAGAGACGCTGAGGGGAGAAAGTGGAGAGGTGGAGAGGGAAGGTGATGGGTTTTCAGTTTACTGCAAGAGAGGAAAGAGGGAAGCTATGGAGGATCGGTTCTCTGCTACTACCAATCTTGAAAGAGATCCCAAACAG GCAATTTTTGGAGTCTATGATGGTCACGGAGGATCAAGAGCGTCTGAGTTTGCGGCTGAGAACTTGTGTAACAACATTCTAAGAGAGATAGGTAGTGAGGGGAACGAGTCAGAGATTGAAGAAGCTGTGAAACGCGGTTATCTAGCGACTGATTCTGAGTTTCTCAAGGAGAAAGATGTTAAGGGAGGATCATGCTGCGTCACGGCTCTGATTAAAGACGGGAATCTCGTGGTGTCCAGTGCAGGTGACTGCCGTGCTGTTTTGAGCGTTGGAGGACTCGCGGAGGCACTGACTTCTGACCACCGCCCTTCTAGAGAGGATGAACGGAACAGAATTGAAAGATCG GGCGGCTATGTTGATACATTTAATAGTGTTTGGAGAATTCAAGGATCTTTAGCTGTATCTAGAGGAATTGGAGATGCTCATCTCAAACGATGGGTGATATCTGAACCCGAGACAAAGATTTTACATATCAATCCCCAACACGAGTTCTTGATCTTGGCGTCAGACGGTCTGTGGGAAAAGGTTGGTAATCAGGAGGCAGTAGATATAGCTCGATCGTTCTGCATGGGAACCGATCAAAACCAGAAACTATTGTTGGCGTGTAAGAAGCTCGTTGACCTCTCTGTTTCACGAGGCTCCTTTGACGATATCAGTGTGATGTTGATTCCGCTATGCCGCTTCATCTGA
- the LOC108840522 gene encoding LOW QUALITY PROTEIN: ran-binding protein 1 homolog a (The sequence of the model RefSeq protein was modified relative to this genomic sequence to represent the inferred CDS: inserted 2 bases in 1 codon; substituted 1 base at 1 genomic stop codon) has protein sequence MATNEPEHENRDAEEIGANEDEDTGAQVAPIVRLEEVAVTTGEEDEDAVLDLKSKLYRFDKEANQWKERGAGTVKLLKHKDTGKIRLVMRQSKTLKICANHFVKQGMSVQEHVXNEKSCVWHARDFADGELKDELFCIRFASIGNCKSFMQKFNEIAESEVEKEESKDASEAAGLLEKLTVEETKTEEKTVEKEDXEVEADEEKKTEESGPST, from the exons ATGGCGACCAACGAACCCGAGCACGAGAACAGAGACGCGGAAGAGATCGGAGCTAACGAGGATGAGGACACCGGAGCTCAGGTAGCTCCAATCGTTAGGCTTGAGGAGGTTGCGGTCACTACCGGCGAGGAAGACGAAGACGCAGTCCTCGATCT GAAATCGAAACTGTATCGGTTCGACAAGGAAGCGAATCAGTGGAAGGAGAGAGGTGCTGGTACTGTTAAGCTATTGAAACATAAGGATACTGGCAAGATTCGTCTCGTTATGAGGCAATCGAAAACTCTGAAGATCTGTGCTAATCACTTTG TTAAACAGGGCATGTCTGTTCAGGAACATGTATGAAATGAAAAGTCTTGTGTATGGCACGCTCGTGACTTTGCTGATGGAGAGCTGAAGGATGAACTTTTCTGTATCAGATTTGCTTCTATTGGGA ACTGCAAATCATTTATGCAGAAGTTCAATGAAATTGCTGAATCTGAAGTAGAGAAAGAGGAGAGCAAAGATGCCTCTGAAGCAGCTGGTCTTCTTGAGAAGTTGACCGTGGAAGAGACAAAAACAGAGGAGAAAACTGTGGAGAAGGAAGA TGAAGtggaagctgatgaagaaaagaaaaccgaAGAGTCTGGTCCCTCAACTTAA
- the LOC130509645 gene encoding internal alternative NAD(P)H-ubiquinone oxidoreductase A1, mitochondrial, producing the protein MLWIKNLARISPTASSVGNLYRNSESSYTLSSRFCTALQRSETVQPTEVVNGSEQQQQHRYHGLAPTKEGEKPRVLVLGSGWAGCRLMKGIDTSIYDVVCVSPRNHMVFTPLLASTCVGTLEFRSVAEPISRIQPAISREPGSYYFLANCSRLDSENHEVHCETVTDGLSTLKPWKFKIAYDKLVLACGAEASTFGINGVSENAIFLREVHHAQEIRRKLLLNLMLSEVPGIGEDEKRRLLHIVVVGGGPTGVEFSGELSDFIMKDVRERYSHVKDDIRVTLIEARDILSSFDDGLRQYAIKQLNKSGVKLVRGIVKEVKAQKLVLDDGTDVPYGLLVWSTGVGPSSFVRSLDLPKDPGGRIGIDEWMRVPSVQDVFAIGDCSGYLESTGKSTLPALAQVAEREGKYLANLLNVMGKAGGGRAWSAKETELGEPFVYKHLGSMATIGRYKALVDLRESKEGKGISMAGFVSWFIWRSAYLTRVLSWRNRFYVAINWLTTFIFGRDISRI; encoded by the exons atGCTTTGGATCAAAAACCTCGCCAGGATCTCTCCGACAGCTTCCTCTGTCGGAAACTTGTATAGAAACTCCGAGTCCTCCTACACTCTCTCCTCTCGCTTCTGCACGGCTCTTCAACGTAGCGAGACGGTTCAACCGACGGAGGTAGTGAATGGGTCggagcagcagcaacaacatcGTTACCACGGTCTGGCTCCGACGAAAGAAGGAGAGAAGCCGAGAGTGCTGGTTCTCGGGTCGGGTTGGGCGGGTTGCCGTCTAATGAAAGGGATCGACACGAGTATCTACGACGTCGTTTGCGTCTCTCCGAGGAACCACATGGTCTTCACTCCTCTCTTGGCTTCTACTTGCGTCGGTACGCTTGAGTTCCGGTCCGTCGCAGAACCGATCTCACGTATCCAACCGGCGATTTCAAGAGAACCCGGTTCTTATTACTTCCTCGCTAATTGCTCCCGACTAGATTCCGAAAACCACGAG GTGCACTGTGAGACAGTAACCGATGGGTTAAGCACGTTGAAGCCATGGAAGTTCAAGATCGCTTACGACAAACTTGTACTAGCCTGCGGAGCTGAAGCATCCACGTTTGGGATCAACGGGGTGTCAGAAAACGCCATCTTTCTCCGTGAGGTTCATCACGCTCAGGAGATACGCAGGAAGCTTCTTCTCAACCTCATGCTCTCCGAAGTTCCAGGGATAGGTGAGGATGAGAAGAGGAGGCTGCTGCATATCGTTGTCGTTGGAGGTGGACCGACCGGCGTGGAGTTTAGCGGCGAGCTGAGTGATTTCATCATGAAAGATGTTCGTGAGAGATACTCTCACGTCAAAGACGACATTCGTGTTACTTTGATCGAGGCGAGGGATATACTTTCTTCTTTCGACGATGGGCTAAGAcagtatgcaatcaagcagtTAAACAAG TCTGGAGTGAAGCTTGTGCGTGGGATTGTGAAAGAAGTGAAGGCTCAGAAGCTGGTCCTTGATGATGGAACCGATGTTCCTTACGGTCTTTTAGTCTGGTCAACTGGTGTTGGTCCATCTTCGTTTGTTCGGTCTCTTGATCTTCCTAAAGATCCAGGTGGAAG GATTGGAATCGATGAGTGGATGCGTGTACCTTCAGTACAAGACGTGTTTGCAATTGGTGACTGTAGTGGATATCTTGAGAGCACAGGGAAGTCAACACTTCCTGCTCTTGCACAG GTGGCTGAGAGAGAAGGCAAGTACTTGGCGAATCTACTGAATGTGATGGGAAAAGCTGGAGGAGGAAGAGCCTGGAGTGCAAAGGAAACTGAACTAGGAGAACCGTTTGTGTACAAGCATTTGGGAAGTATGGCAACTATTGGGAGATACAAAGCTCTCGTTGATCTCCGTGAGAGCAAg GAAGGAAAAGGGATATCAATGGCAGGGTTTGTGAGCTGGTTCATATGGAGGTCTGCTTATCTGACTCGagtcctcagctggagaaaccgcTTCTACGTCGCTATTAACTGGCTCACCACTTTCATCTTCGGCCGTGACATCAGCCGTATCTGA
- the LOC108835878 gene encoding protein SMAX1-LIKE 6, producing the protein MPTPVNTARECLTEEAARALDDAVAIARRRSHAQTTSLHAVSALLAMPSSLLREVCVSRAARSTPYSSRLQFRALELCVGVSLDRLPSSSSKSSSGEEDPPAVSNSLMAAIKRSQANQRRHPEAYHLHQMHGGCQTTTVLKVELKYFVLSILDDPIVNRVFCDAGFRSSDIKLDVLHPPVTTTTRFSRCPPLFLCNLPSSDPNREFPFGGSSSSDENSRRIAQVLCRKERRRNPVLVGNCADEALRNFTDAINSGGKNLGLFLPPEIKGLSIINIEKEISEVGSRANEEILAKLDELVNDSKSNEVMLNLGELKVFLNSETSSSGGDDALAKLVLKLSNLLKRQSKKKLWFIGCASSNETYTKLLDRFPKIDEDWDLHVLPITSSRLPKSSLMGSFVPFGGFFSSASDYRVPLSGGTVNHQTLPRCHLCNEKCLQEVAAVVKAGSSLSVADQCSEKLPSWLRAAETELDKGPTSSAKAVVDSTNTIASQTTALQKKWDSICQSIHQTPSFPKLGFQTVSPPPQLPVQTEKSVGRPDPKHKEDLTISSVTLSSPVSSVTTDLGLGVTYASKRQDTYTPRETLNSSSEHKHHNDFKSLRESLSIKVPWQTEAVNAMSQIICERRNRTNGIWMALLGPDRVGKKKAALAISEILFRDKANCISVDFGGEHCYVDDRFRGKTVVDYITGEVSRRPHSVVLLENVEKAEFPDQMRLSEGVSTGKLRDSHGRVISMKNVIVVATSSAIVKEKVEPAVRFSEERVLSARSWRLQIKLADAARSGVNKRKHEGETEMRAEKVQRSYLDLNLPVDETEPEEAKAWFDGFIEKLDGEVTFKPVDFDGLAKSIRVKIVSHFKLCFGAETQQLEIDDEVMVHILAASWSSSGEEEERNVVDQWIRTVLVRSFAEARRKYGSNPRVAVKLVASRDLLAAGVELPEKVDVM; encoded by the exons ATGCCTACGCCGGTTAACACGGCGAGAGAATGCTTAACGGAGGAAGCAGCTCGCGCCCTCGACGACGCAGTGGCCATCGCTCGTCGTCGGAGCCACGCGCAGACGACGTCTCTCCACGCCGTCTCAGCTCTCCTCGCGATGCCGTCCTCCCTCCTCCGCGAGGTCTGCGTCTCACGCGCCGCCCGGAGCACTCCCTACTCGTCGCGTCTCCAGTTCCGAGCACTTGAGCTCTGCGTCGGCGTCTCTCTCGACAGGCTCCCGTCGTCGTCGTCCAAGTCCTCGTCGGGAGAAGAAGATCCCCCGGCGGTGTCGAATTCCCTCATGGCGGCGATCAAGCGGTCTCAGGCGAACCAGCGGCGGCACCCGGAGGCTTACCACCTCCACCAGATGCACGGAGGGTGCCAGACGACGACGGTTCTGAAGGTGGAGCTCAAGTACTTCGTGCTGTCGATTCTTGACGACCCGATCGTGAACCGGGTCTTCTGCGACGCCGGGTTTCGGAGCTCCGACATCAAGCTCGACGTGCTTCACCCTCCGGTGACGACGACGACGCGCTTCTCTCGCTGTCCGCCTCTCTTCCTATGTAACCTCCCGAGCTCGGATCCGAACCGTGAGTTCCCGTTTGGTGGGAGCAGCAGCAGCGACGAGAACTCCAGGAGGATCGCACAAGTGCTGTGTCGgaaagagaggaggaggaacccTGTCCTTGTCGGAAACTGCGCTGACGAAGCTCTTAGAAACTTCACCGATGCGATCAACAGTGGGGGGAAGAATCTAGGGTTGTTTCTTCCTCCGGAGATCAAAGGGTTGAGCATAATCAACATAGAGAAAGAGATTAGTGAAGTTGGATCGAGAGCCAACGAGGAGATACTCGCGAAGCTTGATGAGTTAGTTAATGACTCCAAATCTAACGAAGTGATGCTTAATCTTGGTGAGCTTAAGGTGTTCTTGAACAGTGAAACTTCTTCTTCTGGTGGTGATGATGCTTTAGCGAAGCTGGTGTTGAAGCTGTCGAATTTGCTGAAACGTCAAAGTAAGAAGAAACTGTGGTTCATCGGATGCGCATCGAGCAACGAGACTTACACGAAGCTTCTTGATCGGTTCCCTAAGATCGATGAGGATTGGGACCTTCATGTTCTTCCCATCACATCCTCAAGACTTCCAAAATCCAG TTTGATGGGATCCTTTGTTCCGTTTGGAGGGTTCTTCTCGTCTGCATCAGATTACAGAGTGCCGTTGAGTGGTGGCACAGTGAATCATCAGACGCTCCCTAGATGTCACCTCTGCAACGAGAAGTGTTTGCAAGAAGTGGCTGCCGTTGTCAAGGCCGGTTCGAGTCTCTCTGTGGCTGATCAATGTTCCGAAAAGTTACCTTCTTGGTTAAGAGCTGCTGAGACCGAGTTAGACAAGGGACCAACGAGCAGCGCTAAG GCTGTAGTAGATAGCACAAACACAATAGCTTCTCAAACCACAGCTCTGCAGAAGAAATGGGACAGCATATGCCAAAGCATCCATCAAACTCCATCGTTTCCTAAGCTAGGTTTCCAGACCGTGAGTCCACCACCACAGTTACCAGTTCAGACCGAGAAGAGCGTGGGAAGACCAGATCCAAAACATAAGGAGGATCTCACGATATCATCGGTAACTTTAAGTTCTCCTGTGAGCTCTGTTACTACAGATTTAGGATTGGGAGTAACCTATGCATCAAAAAGGCAAGACACATACACACCAAGAGAGACTCTAAACTCTTCCTCAGAACATAAACATCATAATGACTTCAAGTCTCTCAGAGAATCGCTCTCTATTAAAGTCCCTTGGCAGACCGAAGCTGTGAACGCCATGAGCCAAATCATCTGCGAAAGAAGAAACCGCACCAATGGAATATGGATGGCTCTTCTCGGACCTGACAGAGTTGGGAAGAAGAAAGCAGCGTTGGCTATCTCCGAGATCTTGTTTAGAGACAAGGCTAACTGCATCAGTGTGGATTTTGGTGGGGAGCACTGTTATGTTGACGACAGATTCAGAGGCAAGACGGTGGTTGATTACATAACGGGGGAAGTATCGAGGAGACCACACTCTGTTGTGTTACTAGAAAACGTGGAGAAAGCTGAGTTCCCTGATCAGATGAGATTGTCTGAAGGTGTGAGTACAGGGAAGCTGCGTGACTCGCACGGAAGAGTGATTAGTATGAAAAACGTAATCGTTGTTGCAACTTCTTCTGCGATCGTTAAGGAGAAAGTTGAGCCTGCTGTGAGGTTTTCTGAGGAAAGAGTTCTCAGCGCTAGAAGCTGGAGGCTACAGATTAAGTTGGCTGATGCTGCTAGATCTGGGGTGAATAAGAGAAAACACGAGGGAGAGACAGAGATGCGTGCAGAGAAGGTGCAACGTTCGTATCTTGATCTGAACCTTCCTGTGGATGAGACAGAACCAGAGGAAGCAAAAGCTTGGTTCGATGGTTTCATCGAGAAGTTAGACGGAGAGGTGACGTTCAAACCGGTTGATTTCGATGGGTTAGCGAAAAGCATTCGAGTGAAGATCGTTTCGCATTTTAAGCTGTGTTTTGGAGCGGAAACGCAGCAACTAGAGATTGATGATGAAGTGATGGTTCATATTCTTGCGGCTTCTTGGTCATCATCAggggaggaggaagagaggaaCGTTGTTGATCAGTGGATAAGAACCGTTCTTGTCCGTAGCTTTGCTGAAGCGAGGCGAAAGTACGGTTCGAATCCTAGAGTAGCTGTGAAACTGGTTGCTTCTAGAGATTTATTAGCTGCTGGAGTAGAGTTGCCAGAGAAGGTGGATGTAATGTGA